A section of the Candidatus Tisiphia endosymbiont of Nedyus quadrimaculatus genome encodes:
- the dnaQ gene encoding DNA polymerase III subunit epsilon, protein MQQLREVILDTETTGLDPKSGHRIVEIGAIEMVNKVLTGKHFHFYINPKRDMPTEAYRIHGISGEFLKDKPPFEEIVDEFLGFINNSRLIIHNAAFDVKFINYELSLLKRPSTEYLELSNIIDTLALARKMFPGMKANLDALCKRYKIDNSARKLHGALKDAALLAEVYVELTGGRQISFNINSQKAQNIDELVVQTTMANKKNTIVIKPTKEELQKHKEFLSKILSPIWL, encoded by the coding sequence ATGCAGCAATTAAGAGAAGTAATTTTAGATACTGAGACAACTGGTTTAGATCCCAAAAGTGGTCACCGAATTGTTGAGATTGGTGCTATTGAGATGGTTAATAAAGTTCTAACCGGCAAACATTTTCATTTTTATATTAATCCAAAGCGAGATATGCCGACGGAAGCTTATCGCATACATGGCATATCTGGGGAATTTTTAAAAGACAAACCACCTTTTGAAGAAATTGTTGACGAGTTCCTAGGGTTTATTAACAATAGCAGGCTTATTATCCATAATGCAGCATTCGATGTTAAGTTTATTAATTATGAGTTATCTCTGCTCAAAAGACCTTCTACAGAGTATTTAGAACTTTCCAATATTATCGATACTCTTGCTTTAGCTCGGAAGATGTTTCCTGGAATGAAAGCTAATCTTGACGCATTATGTAAAAGATATAAAATTGACAATTCTGCACGTAAGTTGCATGGGGCACTTAAAGATGCAGCATTACTGGCAGAAGTTTATGTTGAACTTACTGGAGGTAGGCAGATAAGTTTCAATATTAATAGCCAAAAGGCACAAAATATAGACGAGTTAGTGGTTCAAACTACTATGGCAAATAAAAAGAATACTATAGTTATCAAACCAACTAAGGAAGAGTTACAAAAACATAAAGAGTTTTTGTCAAAAATTCTTTCTCCAATTTGGTTGTAG
- a CDS encoding MFS transporter: MDRADGRVIYTQTSLTKQQKEAIGLLSIGTFLEYFDLMLYVHMAVLLNELFFPKYDPFTTSLITASAFCSIYIFRPIGALIFGWLGDNIGRKSTVIITTSMMAISCITMANLPTYAQIGVTASWFVTICRIVQSMSSLGETIGAELYITEITKPPIQYPAVSLVTLSCSLGGMAALAIGCLVTENGFNWRIAFWIGAGIALVGSIARTTLRETPEFVDAKRHLKKILDMTSDKINIDKTNVQNNPIYKEKVNPNTLLALFLMDCTWPFCFYFAYVHCASILKVSFGYSAEQVIHQNFIVSIIQLLGICLLTYLSYIIYPLKILKVIASILFIFVLFCPYLLDNIKTPFDLLLIQSFIMFFIIGPVPAVSIVYRHFPVFKRFTSVSFIFALSRALMYVITSFGIVYLTEYLGNWGLLLIILPTIIGFIVGLYHFEKLEKEAGNYPQKSDIDYVGRTMV; the protein is encoded by the coding sequence TTGGACAGAGCCGATGGTAGGGTTATATATACTCAGACCAGTCTAACTAAACAACAAAAAGAAGCTATTGGATTACTTTCAATCGGCACGTTCCTTGAGTATTTTGACCTGATGCTTTATGTTCATATGGCTGTACTTCTTAATGAGCTTTTTTTTCCGAAATATGATCCTTTTACTACTTCCCTTATCACAGCATCTGCCTTTTGTTCTATCTATATTTTTCGTCCCATCGGTGCATTAATTTTTGGTTGGTTAGGTGATAATATAGGACGTAAATCCACTGTTATCATCACAACTTCTATGATGGCTATTTCTTGTATTACCATGGCTAATTTACCAACTTATGCTCAAATAGGTGTTACTGCTTCTTGGTTCGTTACTATATGTCGTATTGTTCAAAGCATGTCTTCCCTAGGGGAAACAATAGGAGCAGAACTCTATATTACTGAAATAACAAAACCTCCTATACAATATCCAGCTGTTTCATTAGTTACACTTTCTTGTAGTTTAGGGGGGATGGCGGCTTTAGCTATTGGCTGTTTGGTTACTGAAAATGGGTTTAATTGGCGTATTGCCTTTTGGATTGGGGCTGGCATTGCCTTAGTTGGGTCTATAGCTAGGACAACTCTTAGAGAGACTCCAGAATTTGTTGATGCTAAACGTCATTTAAAAAAAATTTTAGATATGACTTCAGATAAGATAAACATAGATAAAACAAATGTGCAAAATAATCCAATTTATAAAGAAAAAGTTAACCCTAATACATTACTTGCTTTGTTTTTAATGGATTGTACATGGCCATTCTGCTTTTATTTTGCTTATGTTCATTGTGCTAGTATCCTTAAAGTTTCTTTTGGTTATAGTGCTGAGCAAGTTATTCATCAAAATTTTATCGTATCTATAATACAATTGTTGGGTATATGCCTACTAACATATTTAAGTTATATTATCTATCCTTTAAAAATTCTTAAAGTAATAGCCTCCATATTGTTTATTTTCGTATTATTTTGTCCATATTTATTGGATAATATTAAAACTCCTTTTGATTTACTTTTAATCCAATCATTTATTATGTTTTTTATTATTGGTCCTGTTCCAGCAGTATCAATTGTTTATAGGCATTTTCCTGTCTTTAAACGCTTTACTTCCGTTAGTTTCATATTTGCTTTATCACGAGCCTTAATGTATGTTATTACTTCTTTTGGGATTGTTTATTTGACAGAATATTTGGGAAACTGGGGGTTATTACTAATAATATTGCCAACAATCATAGGGTTTATAGTGGGTCTATATCATTTTGAAAAATTGGAGAAAGAAGCTGGGAATTATCCACAAAAATCTGATATAGATTATGTTGGACGCACTATGGTATAG
- a CDS encoding IS630 family transposase: MSKNILTEEQREKLKERHKTERDGRIRDRIKAVLMYDDGYSNVEIAKVLLLSHEAIRKHIVDYQKANKLATNNGGSASKLSDGEREELVTHLEVNNYVYAKDIMHHIENKYGVTYTITGVTKLLYKQGFVYKKPKVVPAKLDFDKQELFKLNYSLLKGNLRDKEAIYFMDGVHPQYQARARCGWIRKNQNKTLPTFSGWRRKHMIGAINLADLQLVSTENPKINGEQIVNFLQRLEEENSDKERIYLICDNASYHKSKKVKEYLVNTKIELVFLPPYSPNLNPIERLWKFMHSITTNNKFYHNFEQFSEAINKFFSNIADYKDRLRALINDNFQTITVNHFCNSSG; this comes from the coding sequence ATGAGTAAGAATATATTGACAGAAGAACAAAGAGAAAAGTTGAAGGAACGTCATAAGACAGAACGAGACGGACGCATACGTGATCGTATTAAGGCAGTGTTGATGTATGACGATGGGTATAGTAATGTAGAGATTGCTAAGGTACTACTCCTGAGCCACGAAGCGATAAGAAAACATATTGTTGATTATCAAAAAGCCAATAAGCTTGCTACCAACAATGGAGGTAGCGCAAGCAAATTAAGTGATGGTGAGAGGGAAGAATTAGTGACTCACCTAGAAGTAAATAATTATGTTTATGCTAAAGATATCATGCATCACATTGAGAACAAATATGGGGTGACATATACGATAACGGGAGTAACAAAATTACTATATAAACAGGGTTTTGTTTACAAGAAGCCGAAAGTAGTACCGGCTAAGCTGGATTTTGACAAGCAAGAATTATTTAAGTTAAACTACAGTTTACTAAAAGGGAATCTTAGAGATAAGGAAGCCATATATTTTATGGATGGTGTTCATCCTCAGTATCAAGCAAGGGCAAGGTGCGGTTGGATAAGAAAGAACCAAAATAAGACCCTACCAACATTCAGTGGCTGGAGAAGAAAGCACATGATTGGTGCTATTAACCTAGCTGATTTACAGTTAGTAAGCACAGAGAACCCCAAAATAAATGGGGAGCAGATAGTTAATTTTCTACAAAGGTTGGAAGAGGAGAATAGTGACAAGGAAAGAATATATTTAATCTGTGACAATGCTAGTTACCACAAATCCAAGAAAGTTAAGGAATACCTAGTAAATACTAAAATAGAGCTAGTATTTTTGCCACCATATAGTCCAAATCTTAACCCAATTGAGAGATTATGGAAGTTTATGCACAGTATTACAACTAATAATAAATTTTATCATAATTTTGAACAATTTTCGGAAGCAATAAACAAATTTTTCAGCAACATCGCCGATTATAAAGATAGGTTACGTGCCTTAATAAACGATAATTTCCAAACTATTACCGTTAACCATTTCTGCAACTCTTCAGGTTAA
- a CDS encoding HD domain-containing protein, with translation MAEEDINYWDNSQYASCQYATRLLDKLCKMNEEVNRSIDIDEVRKAIYYAKKYHGSQMRQSGEPYYSHPIEVAYMISDYLYRTDIIVTSILHDTIEDTKLTEKMIAYILLINEGLQR, from the coding sequence ATGGCAGAAGAAGATATTAATTATTGGGACAACTCACAGTATGCATCTTGTCAATATGCTACTAGGTTACTGGACAAACTCTGTAAGATGAATGAGGAAGTAAACCGGTCAATAGATATTGATGAGGTTAGAAAGGCTATTTATTACGCCAAGAAATATCATGGTAGCCAAATGCGGCAGTCAGGTGAGCCTTATTACTCCCATCCAATAGAGGTGGCATATATGATTTCTGATTATCTTTACCGCACTGACATTATTGTTACCAGCATACTACATGACACCATTGAGGATACAAAACTTACCGAAAAGATGATTGCTTATATACTACTCATAAATGAAGGGTTGCAAAGATAG
- a CDS encoding outer membrane protein, with product MIKLQKILFTTYICFLVFVNAQADEITADQRFFYIGTEAGIVEPVVRKFRHSSGSDFTLKRSKMYSGKIGYSFYPQMAIEFSVTHQPKYRLHYVLPQKELAPSLIIPQTPGITKVISNLYMINLVYDFDKVKEITPFVILGAGVARVKVSSASSRWDLMNVEYFRIKTTRSNCFAWQVGLGFSKELSSNFSIDAAVKLQAAHSIKIKYATLDMKTQQFIPATPIKKTIGVGEFGIGFTYRLPI from the coding sequence ATGATTAAATTACAAAAAATATTATTTACAACTTATATATGTTTCTTAGTTTTTGTGAATGCTCAGGCAGATGAGATTACAGCTGATCAAAGATTTTTTTATATTGGCACTGAAGCTGGCATAGTAGAGCCAGTGGTGAGAAAGTTTCGTCATAGTTCAGGTAGTGATTTTACTTTAAAAAGGTCTAAGATGTATAGCGGTAAGATTGGTTACAGCTTCTATCCGCAAATGGCAATTGAGTTTTCGGTAACACATCAACCAAAATATCGACTACATTATGTTTTACCACAAAAAGAACTAGCTCCCTCTCTAATTATACCACAAACTCCAGGGATCACTAAGGTAATTTCTAACTTATATATGATTAATCTAGTATATGATTTCGATAAAGTGAAGGAAATAACCCCTTTTGTCATATTAGGTGCTGGGGTGGCACGGGTAAAAGTTAGCTCTGCTTCTTCTCGTTGGGATTTAATGAATGTAGAGTATTTTAGAATTAAAACAACTCGTAGTAATTGTTTTGCTTGGCAAGTGGGTCTTGGATTTTCTAAGGAATTATCTAGCAATTTTAGCATTGATGCAGCAGTAAAATTACAAGCTGCTCATTCAATAAAGATTAAGTATGCTACTTTGGATATGAAAACCCAGCAATTTATACCAGCCACTCCTATTAAAAAGACCATAGGGGTTGGAGAATTTGGTATAGGGTTTACTTATAGGTTACCAATTTAA
- the rpoC gene encoding DNA-directed RNA polymerase subunit beta': protein MTTGMTNFYGQLSSTQQFDQIRINIASPDQVRSWSFGEVMKPETINYRTFKPEKEGLFCARIFGPVKDYECLCGKYKRMKYRGITCEKCGVEVTTSRVRRERMGHIELAAPVAHIWFLKSLPSRISTLLDMTMKDLEKVLYFESYVVVDPGLSALQKGDLLSEDGLQKAQDEYGEDSFTASIGAEVIQQMLTELDLPELKKSLQEDLLNTSSEVKKKKIVKRLKLVEDFLESENKPEWMIMTVLPIIPPEIRPLVMLDGGRFATSDLNELYRRVINRNNRLKRLLELKAPDIIIRNEKRMLQESVDALFDNGRRGKVVKNTNKRPFKSLSDMLKGKQGRFRQNLLGKRVDYSGRSVIVVGPELKLHQCGLPKTMALELFKPFIYSKLELYGIATTIKAAKKMVEAEKSEVWDILEEVIREHPVLLNRAPTLHRLGIQAFEPLLIEGKAIQLHPLVCAAFNADFDGDQMAVHIPLSIEAQLEARVLMMSTNNILSPANGRPIIVPDKDIVLGLYYLTMVFDNELGEGMSFASMSEIEHALYNKVITIHSKIKFRRDVLNVEGDVVSTMVDTTLGRLIIGELLPRNHNVGFKFVNKPMTKKDISAVIDLVYRHCGQKATVIFADQLMKLGFKYACSSGISFGMDDMVVPKSKDSHINSTLTEVKEFEQQYSDGLITYGERYNKVIDAWSKCTDKVANDMMKEIAMTPVNNKPNHQKVNSIYMMATSGARGSAAQIKQLAGMRGLMAKPSSEIIETPIISNFREGLTVLEYFNSTHGTRKGLADTALKTANSGYLTRRLVDVSQDCIITDEDCKTTKGIEVRSIIDGGEVIVSLAEQILGRTVAINVYHPVTNELLLSAAELINEAKLEEIESSGLDVVMVRSVLTCEVADGICVRCYGRDLATGSLVSVGEAVGVIAAQSIGEPGTQLTMRTFHIGGAATKGVEISSIEASHDAKVKLLGRNVVIDSEGRRIVMGRSCELLLLDANNNEKARHKVPYGARLIADDSDKVKKGQKLVERDPYTIPIITEKSGKVIFKDMVEGVSIRDITDEATGISSKVIIESKQYSRGAELRPRIQLVDENGETIMLSNGLEARYYIPVNAILNVEDGAKVSVGDILSRIPRESTKTKDITGGLPRVAELVEARRPKDHAVIAEVDGRVEFGKDYKSKRRIIIQPSDNTTPIEYMVPKGKHVVVNEGDFVKKGDMLIDGNPVLQDILKVMGVEALTSYMVGEIQAVYRLQGVKIDDKHIEVIIRQMLQKVEVTHSGDTTLMVDEKIDHREFAEINKKAIDNGLRPAEAQPILQGITKASLQTRSFISAASFQETTRVLTESAIAGKVDKLRGLKENVIVGRLVPAGTGFYMNRMRKLAAKLDQEEVNYQKTL from the coding sequence ATGACAACAGGGATGACAAATTTTTACGGACAATTAAGCAGTACTCAGCAATTTGATCAAATAAGAATTAATATTGCTAGTCCTGATCAAGTGCGTTCATGGTCTTTTGGTGAGGTAATGAAACCTGAGACAATAAATTACCGTACTTTCAAGCCAGAGAAAGAAGGGTTATTTTGTGCTAGAATTTTTGGACCCGTGAAGGACTATGAATGTCTTTGTGGTAAATATAAACGTATGAAATATCGTGGCATCACTTGTGAGAAATGTGGTGTTGAAGTTACTACATCTAGAGTCCGAAGAGAAAGAATGGGGCATATTGAGCTAGCAGCACCAGTTGCCCATATATGGTTCTTGAAATCTTTACCATCAAGGATTAGTACATTGCTAGATATGACTATGAAGGATCTAGAAAAAGTTCTATATTTTGAAAGTTATGTTGTTGTTGATCCTGGGTTATCTGCTTTGCAAAAAGGTGATCTTTTATCGGAAGATGGTTTGCAAAAGGCACAAGATGAGTACGGAGAAGATAGTTTTACTGCTTCTATTGGGGCTGAAGTGATTCAGCAGATGCTTACAGAACTTGATTTACCTGAATTAAAGAAGAGTTTGCAAGAAGATTTATTAAATACATCTTCAGAAGTTAAAAAGAAGAAGATTGTTAAAAGACTTAAGTTAGTTGAAGATTTTCTTGAATCTGAGAATAAGCCAGAATGGATGATTATGACTGTTCTGCCAATTATCCCACCTGAAATTAGACCATTAGTTATGCTTGATGGTGGAAGGTTTGCAACTTCTGATCTTAACGAACTTTATAGAAGGGTTATTAATAGAAATAATAGATTAAAAAGACTACTTGAACTAAAAGCACCGGATATTATCATCAGAAATGAAAAAAGGATGTTACAAGAATCGGTCGATGCATTATTTGATAATGGTCGTCGTGGTAAAGTAGTGAAAAATACTAATAAACGTCCATTTAAGTCACTTAGTGATATGCTAAAAGGTAAACAAGGTCGTTTTCGTCAGAATTTGCTTGGTAAACGAGTGGATTATTCTGGTCGTTCTGTTATCGTTGTGGGACCAGAACTTAAGTTACACCAATGTGGTTTACCAAAGACGATGGCGTTGGAATTATTCAAGCCATTTATTTATTCAAAGCTTGAATTATATGGAATTGCTACCACTATAAAAGCTGCTAAGAAAATGGTTGAAGCTGAGAAATCAGAAGTATGGGATATTTTAGAAGAAGTCATACGTGAACACCCAGTGTTGCTGAATAGAGCACCAACTTTGCACCGTTTAGGTATCCAAGCTTTTGAACCTTTACTGATAGAAGGGAAAGCTATCCAGCTACATCCTTTAGTCTGTGCTGCATTCAATGCTGATTTTGATGGTGATCAGATGGCAGTGCATATCCCTCTTTCAATTGAAGCTCAGCTTGAGGCAAGAGTACTTATGATGTCAACAAACAACATATTGAGTCCGGCAAATGGTCGTCCGATTATTGTCCCTGATAAGGACATAGTACTAGGTCTTTATTATTTAACAATGGTTTTTGACAATGAACTTGGTGAAGGAATGAGTTTTGCTAGCATGTCGGAGATTGAACATGCTTTGTATAATAAGGTAATAACTATTCACTCAAAGATAAAATTTCGTCGCGATGTGCTTAATGTTGAAGGGGATGTTGTATCAACTATGGTGGATACTACCCTTGGTAGGTTAATTATAGGAGAATTATTACCACGTAATCATAATGTTGGATTTAAGTTCGTAAATAAACCCATGACTAAAAAAGATATATCTGCGGTTATTGATTTGGTGTATCGCCATTGTGGACAAAAGGCTACAGTGATCTTTGCTGATCAACTAATGAAACTTGGATTTAAATATGCTTGTTCCTCAGGCATTTCTTTTGGTATGGACGACATGGTTGTACCAAAATCAAAAGATAGTCATATTAATTCAACATTGACTGAGGTAAAAGAATTTGAACAACAATATTCTGATGGTCTAATTACTTACGGTGAAAGATACAATAAAGTGATTGATGCTTGGTCTAAATGTACGGATAAAGTAGCAAATGATATGATGAAAGAAATTGCTATGACACCTGTTAATAATAAGCCTAATCATCAGAAAGTAAATTCGATATATATGATGGCTACTTCGGGAGCAAGGGGATCAGCAGCACAGATTAAGCAATTAGCTGGTATGCGTGGTTTGATGGCTAAACCATCAAGTGAGATTATTGAAACCCCGATTATTTCTAATTTCAGAGAAGGTCTTACTGTTCTTGAATATTTTAATTCTACACATGGTACACGTAAAGGTCTTGCAGATACAGCGTTGAAAACAGCTAATTCTGGGTATTTAACCCGTAGATTAGTTGATGTTTCTCAAGATTGTATAATTACTGATGAAGATTGTAAAACTACAAAAGGCATAGAAGTCAGAAGTATTATCGATGGTGGTGAAGTTATTGTATCGCTCGCAGAGCAAATTTTAGGCAGAACAGTTGCGATTAACGTGTATCACCCAGTTACTAATGAACTATTACTATCAGCTGCTGAATTAATTAACGAAGCAAAATTAGAAGAAATCGAATCTTCTGGTTTGGATGTGGTAATGGTAAGATCTGTTCTAACATGTGAGGTTGCTGATGGAATATGTGTAAGATGTTATGGTAGAGATCTAGCCACTGGTTCTTTAGTATCAGTTGGAGAAGCAGTTGGAGTGATTGCTGCCCAGTCAATTGGTGAGCCAGGTACCCAGCTGACCATGAGAACTTTCCATATTGGGGGAGCTGCAACGAAAGGTGTTGAAATATCTTCAATAGAAGCCTCTCATGATGCAAAAGTGAAGCTTTTAGGTCGTAATGTGGTTATTGATTCTGAGGGACGTAGGATCGTAATGGGTCGTTCATGTGAGTTATTATTATTGGATGCTAATAATAACGAGAAGGCAAGACATAAAGTACCGTATGGTGCAAGATTAATAGCCGATGATTCAGATAAGGTGAAAAAAGGACAAAAATTAGTAGAGAGGGATCCGTACACTATTCCGATTATTACCGAGAAATCTGGAAAAGTTATATTCAAGGATATGGTAGAAGGAGTGTCAATTCGTGATATCACTGATGAAGCAACTGGTATTTCTAGCAAAGTTATAATTGAATCAAAACAATATTCACGTGGAGCAGAGTTACGTCCTCGTATTCAATTAGTTGATGAGAATGGAGAAACTATTATGCTATCCAATGGTTTGGAGGCTAGATATTACATACCAGTGAATGCTATTTTAAATGTTGAAGATGGTGCTAAGGTGTCAGTAGGTGATATTTTATCACGTATTCCAAGGGAGTCAACCAAAACAAAAGATATTACCGGTGGTCTTCCACGAGTAGCTGAACTTGTTGAGGCTAGACGTCCAAAAGATCATGCTGTTATTGCAGAAGTAGATGGTAGAGTTGAATTTGGCAAAGACTATAAGTCAAAAAGGCGTATTATTATTCAGCCAAGTGATAACACTACACCAATTGAGTATATGGTACCAAAAGGCAAACATGTTGTTGTTAATGAAGGTGATTTTGTTAAAAAAGGCGATATGTTAATTGATGGCAATCCAGTTCTACAGGATATTTTAAAGGTAATGGGAGTGGAAGCTCTTACAAGCTACATGGTGGGAGAAATCCAAGCAGTTTACCGTTTACAGGGCGTAAAAATTGACGATAAGCATATTGAGGTAATAATTCGTCAAATGTTACAAAAAGTAGAGGTAACCCATTCTGGGGATACGACATTAATGGTTGATGAGAAGATAGATCATCGTGAATTTGCTGAAATTAATAAAAAAGCTATCGATAATGGTTTAAGACCGGCTGAAGCCCAACCAATCCTGCAAGGTATTACTAAGGCATCGTTGCAAACTAGATCATTTATTTCTGCTGCTTCTTTCCAAGAAACAACAAGAGTTCTAACGGAGTCTGCTATAGCTGGAAAAGTTGATAAATTGCGTGGGTTGAAAGAAAATGTCATAGTTGGTAGATTAGTACCAGCAGGAACAGGCTTTTACATGAATAGGATGCGTAAACTTGCAGCTAAACTGGATCAGGAAGAGGTCAATTATCAGAAAACTTTATGA